In one window of Methanoculleus thermophilus DNA:
- a CDS encoding DNA-methyltransferase, translating into MRRKGIPNRNEKGKVRQGTGNARHTVQTPEPPAIRQFTNSVICGDAMAVLPAIPDRSIDLIITSPPYNFGHHYANDSMSDTREWNDYFRKLGAVWSECYRILKPGGRIAINIQPLFSDYVPTHHVISSQLLGLGFLWKAEILWEKNNYNARYTAWGSWKSPSMPYLKYTWEFIEVFAKETQKKAGKKEMIDITGDEFKEWVFARWVFPAEIRMRDYQHPAMFPEELPRRLIKLFSYRGDLVLDPFNGAGTTTLVANRLNRRFIGIDISPEYCKTAMARLLGEEAKDGTRAPPRYIVWDRLS; encoded by the coding sequence ATGCGGCGGAAAGGCATACCGAACCGGAATGAGAAAGGGAAGGTCCGGCAGGGCACGGGGAACGCCAGGCATACCGTCCAGACCCCTGAGCCTCCTGCCATCCGGCAGTTCACGAACAGCGTCATCTGCGGCGACGCGATGGCGGTGCTCCCGGCGATCCCGGACCGGAGCATCGACCTCATCATAACATCCCCGCCCTACAACTTCGGCCACCACTACGCAAACGATTCCATGAGCGACACCCGCGAGTGGAACGACTACTTCCGGAAACTCGGCGCGGTCTGGAGCGAGTGTTACCGCATACTCAAGCCAGGAGGTCGGATCGCGATCAATATCCAGCCGCTCTTCTCCGACTACGTCCCGACACACCATGTCATCTCATCGCAACTCCTGGGTCTAGGGTTTCTCTGGAAGGCGGAGATCCTCTGGGAGAAGAACAACTACAATGCCCGGTACACCGCGTGGGGGAGCTGGAAGTCGCCGTCGATGCCCTACCTGAAGTATACCTGGGAGTTTATCGAGGTCTTTGCGAAGGAGACGCAGAAGAAGGCCGGGAAGAAAGAGATGATCGATATCACCGGCGACGAGTTCAAGGAGTGGGTCTTTGCCCGGTGGGTCTTTCCGGCGGAGATCCGGATGCGTGACTACCAGCACCCGGCGATGTTCCCGGAGGAACTCCCGAGAAGGCTGATCAAACTCTTCTCCTACCGGGGAGACCTGGTGCTCGACCCCTTCAACGGTGCGGGGACGACGACGCTTGTTGCCAACCGGCTCAACCGGCGCTTCATCGGGATCGATATCTCCCCGGAGTACTGCAAGACCGCCATGGCCCGACTCTTGGGGGAGGAGGCAAAGGACGGCACCCGTGCTCCTCCTCGCTACATCGTCTGGGACCGACTCTCCTGA
- a CDS encoding SufB/SufD family protein → MEHLSEEDKKRLALTGLEVGMQNRCGSFFQIDQNVVQTTCGAEGIEMLPIKAALEKYDWLKDYYWNAVPKEKDKFTKFVARQESPQGLVVIAHPGAKVEMPLQACLFLREEPAQHVHNIFIAQEGSEIHIISGCASSWQKKHGAHIGVTEIYVGKGAKVTSTMIHNWNPGISVFPRSATIIEENGTFLSNYVCMQPVHRINMYPTARLIGKNAVARFSSIVVATPGSTLDLGSRAILAAEHTSAELVTRAITTGGKVISRGHVLGEKDNTRGHIECKGLILKDGVIHAIPEIEGTLTGTELSHEAAVGKIARHEIEYLMARGLSEEEATATIIRGFLDVKISGLPAVLQAQIDAAIDKAESGF, encoded by the coding sequence ATGGAGCATCTCTCGGAGGAAGACAAAAAACGCCTCGCCCTGACCGGACTTGAGGTAGGGATGCAGAACAGGTGCGGGAGTTTCTTCCAGATCGACCAGAACGTTGTCCAGACCACCTGCGGGGCCGAAGGGATCGAGATGCTCCCCATCAAGGCCGCCCTCGAGAAGTACGACTGGTTGAAGGACTACTACTGGAACGCCGTCCCGAAGGAAAAGGACAAGTTCACTAAATTCGTGGCAAGGCAGGAGAGCCCGCAGGGTCTCGTCGTCATCGCCCATCCTGGTGCGAAGGTCGAGATGCCCCTCCAGGCCTGCCTCTTTCTACGAGAAGAGCCGGCGCAGCATGTGCACAACATATTCATCGCACAGGAAGGCTCCGAGATCCACATCATCTCCGGCTGTGCGAGTTCCTGGCAGAAGAAGCACGGCGCTCATATCGGGGTGACCGAGATCTACGTCGGCAAAGGCGCCAAAGTCACGTCCACGATGATCCACAACTGGAACCCGGGGATCAGCGTCTTCCCCCGGAGCGCCACTATCATCGAGGAGAATGGTACGTTCCTCTCAAACTACGTCTGCATGCAGCCGGTCCACCGGATCAACATGTACCCGACAGCGCGCCTTATCGGGAAGAACGCCGTAGCCCGGTTCTCAAGCATCGTCGTCGCGACGCCCGGCTCAACCCTCGACCTCGGTTCCCGGGCCATCCTCGCCGCCGAGCATACAAGCGCCGAACTCGTCACCCGTGCCATCACCACCGGCGGCAAGGTCATCTCCCGGGGCCATGTCCTCGGCGAGAAGGACAACACCCGGGGCCACATCGAGTGCAAGGGCCTGATCTTAAAGGATGGTGTCATCCACGCCATCCCCGAGATTGAGGGGACGCTGACCGGCACGGAACTCTCCCACGAGGCCGCGGTCGGTAAGATCGCCCGCCACGAGATCGAGTACCTCATGGCCCGTGGTCTCTCGGAAGAGGAGGCCACCGCAACCATTATACGCGGGTTTTTGGATGTAAAGATCAGCGGTCTGCCTGCAGTCCTGCAGGCCCAGATCGATGCCGCGATCGATAAAGCAGAATCAGGCTTCTGA
- a CDS encoding TIGR01458 family HAD-type hydrolase: MVSAVLIDIDGVLYVGDRAIDGADQALRELDRRGIPYRFVSNTTRRSRRSVARRLQNLGYAIPESWIITAPVAAAAHLKESDRARCFLLTTPDARTDFEEAGIVAVEEGADAVVVADAADGITYASMNRAFRLLMNGADLVALEKDRYWMGPDGLMLSAGPFVVALEYATEKKAEVIGKPSPAFFLRALREIGARPDEAAMVGDDIVTDVGGAQACGMQGILTRTGKYREEAVLRSGITPDLIIDSLANLPEYL, encoded by the coding sequence ATGGTCAGTGCAGTCCTGATCGACATCGACGGCGTCCTCTACGTCGGCGACCGGGCCATCGACGGAGCAGACCAGGCGCTCCGGGAACTTGACCGGCGGGGCATACCCTATCGGTTCGTCTCAAACACCACTCGCCGCTCCCGCCGTTCGGTTGCCCGGCGGCTGCAGAACCTCGGTTACGCCATCCCGGAGTCCTGGATCATCACCGCCCCGGTGGCCGCCGCGGCGCACCTCAAGGAGAGCGATCGTGCCAGGTGCTTCCTCCTCACCACCCCGGATGCCCGGACGGACTTTGAGGAGGCCGGGATTGTGGCAGTAGAGGAGGGAGCGGATGCGGTCGTGGTCGCCGATGCGGCCGACGGGATCACCTACGCCTCGATGAACCGGGCGTTTCGCCTGCTCATGAACGGGGCGGACCTCGTCGCGCTCGAGAAAGACCGCTACTGGATGGGACCGGACGGGCTGATGCTCTCGGCGGGCCCCTTCGTCGTCGCGCTCGAGTATGCCACCGAAAAGAAGGCCGAGGTGATCGGAAAACCTTCCCCGGCGTTCTTCCTCCGGGCGCTCCGGGAGATCGGGGCGCGCCCGGACGAGGCGGCGATGGTCGGCGACGATATCGTCACCGATGTCGGCGGCGCCCAGGCCTGCGGGATGCAGGGCATCCTGACGAGGACCGGCAAATATCGAGAAGAGGCAGTCTTGCGGTCGGGGATCACGCCGGATCTTATCATCGACTCGCTTGCAAATCTCCCTGAATACCTCTGA
- the glmM gene encoding phosphoglucosamine mutase has protein sequence MLFGSSGIRQEFGPELVSLALRVGAAIADNASEVVIGRDTRTTSELLEHAAVAGMLSAGATVYSCGIAPTPTVAHATGRVDAGCMITASHNPESYNGLKLLNPDGSSFTLRQQAEIEDALKGSHWAGWDEQGHTSPIDAVDAHREAILDRVSLCRPITAVLDCGNGAGSVITPDLLASMGVKVIGLNCNVAGRFARPSEPLAANLPYIPEIVRKREATCAVIHDGDADRMMAFDERGRYIEGDQLLMLFAKYLDRKRVVTTVDASMAIEEVAEVRRTPVGDSFVSEELLAWGDFGGEASGSWIFPEYSYCPDGVYAAALLCEIASEWSIAEELDKMPRYTLLRESYRIDAPREIMTALGADEPTHGVRFEDEEGWYLIRASGTEPKIRITAEGKTPAKAKEMLDAGHAALERAKRSLE, from the coding sequence ATGCTTTTTGGTTCTTCCGGGATCCGGCAAGAATTCGGCCCTGAACTCGTGAGCCTCGCGCTCCGGGTAGGAGCAGCCATCGCAGACAACGCATCCGAAGTCGTCATTGGCAGGGACACCCGCACGACCAGCGAACTGCTGGAACATGCCGCCGTTGCCGGGATGCTCTCGGCCGGTGCAACCGTCTATTCCTGCGGCATCGCACCCACACCGACGGTCGCTCACGCAACGGGGCGGGTGGATGCAGGGTGCATGATCACCGCGTCTCATAACCCCGAGTCCTACAACGGTCTGAAACTGCTCAACCCAGACGGATCGTCCTTCACCCTCCGGCAGCAGGCGGAGATCGAGGATGCACTCAAAGGATCGCACTGGGCAGGATGGGATGAGCAGGGGCATACCTCTCCTATCGATGCGGTGGATGCGCACCGGGAGGCAATCCTTGATAGGGTCAGTCTATGTCGCCCCATCACGGCCGTCCTCGACTGCGGCAACGGTGCAGGGAGCGTCATCACCCCCGATCTCCTCGCCAGCATGGGAGTTAAAGTCATCGGCTTGAACTGCAACGTCGCAGGACGGTTCGCCCGTCCATCCGAGCCGCTTGCAGCAAACTTACCTTACATACCCGAGATCGTCCGAAAGCGGGAGGCCACATGTGCCGTGATCCACGACGGCGACGCCGACCGGATGATGGCGTTCGATGAACGCGGCCGCTACATCGAGGGAGACCAGCTCCTCATGCTCTTTGCGAAGTATCTCGACCGGAAGCGCGTGGTCACCACCGTCGATGCCTCGATGGCGATCGAGGAGGTTGCGGAGGTCCGCCGCACGCCGGTCGGCGACAGTTTCGTCTCCGAAGAACTCCTCGCCTGGGGCGACTTCGGCGGTGAGGCATCGGGAAGCTGGATCTTCCCGGAGTATTCCTACTGTCCGGACGGGGTCTACGCCGCAGCCCTGCTCTGCGAGATCGCATCAGAGTGGTCGATCGCCGAGGAACTTGATAAGATGCCCCGGTATACGCTCCTCCGGGAGTCCTACCGCATCGATGCTCCCCGAGAGATCATGACGGCGCTCGGGGCGGACGAGCCGACCCACGGAGTCCGGTTTGAGGACGAGGAGGGCTGGTACCTGATCCGTGCAAGCGGGACCGAACCGAAGATCAGAATAACCGCCGAAGGAAAGACACCGGCCAAAGCAAAAGAGATGCTTGATGCGGGACACGCCGCGTTAGAGCGGGCAAAACGCAGTCTGGAGTGA
- a CDS encoding cyclase family protein, producing MTVYDVTLDLSEEIVIYPGDIPPRFTKIDNGQYRVTEMVIGSHTGTHIDAPSHYLEGGMTVDEIPPGILMGRARVLDCRDAGEVIGPANLAGRIDGAKRLLLRTAFSGRREFDPGYPALSREAADLIVDAGITCLGIDTPSIEEYGGDGSVHRRLLGSGMAILELLDLSCVPEGEYFMAAMPLRLKGADGSPVRVVLWDSLEEV from the coding sequence GTGACGGTCTACGATGTTACCCTGGATCTCTCCGAGGAGATCGTCATATACCCCGGGGATATCCCGCCCCGATTCACCAAGATCGACAACGGGCAGTACCGGGTGACCGAGATGGTCATCGGGAGCCACACGGGAACGCACATCGACGCCCCCTCCCACTATCTGGAAGGAGGGATGACGGTCGATGAGATTCCGCCCGGAATACTTATGGGGCGTGCACGGGTCCTCGACTGCAGGGACGCGGGAGAGGTCATCGGTCCTGCAAACCTCGCCGGCCGCATCGACGGCGCGAAAAGGCTCCTTCTCCGGACCGCCTTCTCCGGGAGGCGGGAGTTCGATCCCGGGTATCCGGCACTCTCGCGGGAAGCGGCAGACCTCATCGTCGATGCCGGGATCACATGTCTTGGTATCGATACGCCGTCGATCGAGGAGTATGGCGGCGACGGTTCGGTCCACCGCCGTCTGCTCGGGAGCGGGATGGCCATCCTCGAACTGCTCGATCTCTCTTGCGTTCCCGAGGGAGAATATTTCATGGCGGCAATGCCACTACGGCTCAAAGGTGCCGACGGGTCGCCAGTGCGGGTGGTCCTGTGGGACAGTCTGGAGGAAGTATGA
- a CDS encoding protein-L-isoaspartate(D-aspartate) O-methyltransferase encodes MEADPYAREREEMVEYQIRGRGIRDPRVLAAMRKIPRHLFVPKGFERSAYEDRPLPIGEGQTISQPYIVALMTEQLELAPGDRVLEIGTGSGYQAALLAEIAGSVISVERLSNLADQARENLARARVSGVTVIVGDGSQGYPPGAPYDAIIITAATPSIPKPLIEQLAEGGRLISPVGPRDCQDLVKLVKREGRIEEISLGGVCFVPLIGQFGWRGEGSL; translated from the coding sequence ATGGAGGCCGACCCGTACGCGCGTGAGCGCGAAGAGATGGTGGAATACCAGATCCGGGGTCGGGGAATCAGGGATCCGCGGGTACTCGCCGCGATGAGAAAGATCCCGCGTCACCTTTTTGTGCCGAAAGGCTTTGAGCGCTCTGCCTACGAGGACCGGCCGCTCCCCATCGGGGAGGGGCAGACAATCTCTCAGCCCTACATCGTCGCCCTCATGACCGAGCAACTCGAACTGGCGCCCGGGGATCGGGTGCTCGAGATCGGGACCGGCAGCGGCTACCAGGCCGCACTCCTCGCCGAGATCGCCGGAAGCGTCATATCAGTCGAGCGCCTCTCAAACCTTGCCGACCAGGCCAGAGAGAACCTTGCACGCGCTCGCGTTTCCGGGGTTACGGTGATCGTCGGCGACGGTTCACAGGGTTATCCGCCGGGAGCACCGTATGATGCCATCATCATCACGGCAGCAACGCCCTCGATCCCAAAACCCCTGATCGAGCAACTTGCCGAGGGCGGGCGCCTGATCTCTCCCGTCGGACCGCGGGACTGTCAGGACCTCGTCAAACTCGTCAAACGCGAAGGCAGGATCGAGGAGATCTCACTCGGGGGCGTCTGCTTCGTACCGCTGATCGGGCAGTTCGGGTGGCGGGGTGAAGGATCTCTGTGA
- the glmU gene encoding bifunctional sugar-1-phosphate nucleotidylyltransferase/acetyltransferase — protein sequence MQCVVLAAGEGKRMRPLTAQRPKVMLPIANRPMMEHLVLAARDAGITEFIFVVGYYEREIRNHFGDGSALGVKITYVTQRHQLGTADALRSTAGLVNGKFLLLNGDMVLQSDDIRELCNEKAPCVGIHQTDHPKDYGVVTIEGDRITGLEEKSEEPKSNLVNAGAYLFEPDIFDLLSEIKISGRGEFELTDALEVYIREGTLTAHPLNYWLDVGQPWDLLDANEALIASMHHEQHGIIEDGCTIPETVSIGKGTIIRAGTYIEGSCVIGENCIIGPHAYIRGSTAIGDGCHIGHATEIKNSIIMPGTKIPHFNYIGDSVIGSNCNFGAGTKIANLRHDNATVKVCGRTTGRRKFGAIIGDNVLFGINCSINVGSLVGSNARIAPHSLVEGCIEEGSVIR from the coding sequence ATGCAGTGTGTTGTACTTGCAGCAGGAGAAGGGAAACGGATGCGACCCCTTACCGCACAGCGTCCGAAGGTGATGCTCCCTATCGCCAACCGCCCGATGATGGAGCACCTGGTTCTTGCGGCACGCGACGCCGGGATCACTGAGTTCATATTCGTCGTCGGATACTATGAGCGCGAGATCCGAAACCACTTCGGGGACGGGAGCGCTCTCGGGGTGAAGATCACCTACGTCACCCAGCGCCACCAGCTCGGGACCGCAGATGCGCTCCGGTCGACCGCAGGACTGGTCAACGGCAAATTCCTTCTCTTGAACGGAGATATGGTCCTCCAGAGCGATGACATCAGGGAACTCTGCAATGAGAAGGCACCGTGCGTCGGAATCCACCAGACCGACCACCCCAAGGATTACGGTGTGGTGACCATAGAGGGAGACCGCATCACGGGCCTTGAAGAGAAGTCCGAAGAACCAAAGAGCAACCTGGTCAACGCGGGCGCCTACCTCTTCGAGCCGGATATCTTCGACCTCCTCTCGGAGATCAAGATATCCGGGCGGGGCGAGTTCGAGCTGACCGATGCTCTCGAGGTGTATATCCGGGAAGGAACGCTCACCGCACACCCGCTGAACTACTGGCTCGATGTCGGGCAGCCCTGGGATCTCCTTGATGCAAACGAGGCGCTCATTGCCTCAATGCACCACGAGCAGCACGGCATCATCGAGGACGGATGCACAATCCCCGAGACGGTCAGTATCGGGAAAGGAACCATTATCCGGGCCGGAACCTATATCGAGGGATCCTGCGTCATCGGCGAGAACTGTATCATCGGCCCGCATGCCTACATCCGGGGCTCGACCGCCATCGGCGACGGCTGCCATATCGGGCACGCGACCGAGATCAAGAACTCCATCATCATGCCGGGGACGAAGATCCCCCACTTCAACTACATCGGCGACAGCGTCATCGGGAGCAACTGCAACTTCGGCGCCGGAACCAAGATCGCGAACCTCCGCCACGACAACGCAACCGTGAAAGTCTGCGGGAGGACGACCGGCAGGCGAAAGTTCGGTGCCATCATCGGCGACAACGTCCTCTTCGGGATCAACTGCTCGATCAACGTCGGGAGCCTCGTCGGCAGCAACGCGAGAATCGCGCCCCACTCTCTGGTGGAAGGGTGCATCGAGGAAGGATCGGTCATCAGGTGA
- the glmU gene encoding bifunctional sugar-1-phosphate nucleotidylyltransferase/acetyltransferase: MQAVILAAGEGSRLRPLTRSKPKAMLPVANRPIIEYVINALLENGIRDIIVVVGYRKEDVIRHLNRLDAPVQVVVQERQLGTADALLAAESEITEDFLLLPGDNYINAESIARIKKEKNAMLVAEHPNPSNFGVVVIRNGFVREIIEKPEEAPTFTVATGIYSFTPDVFSYIQTNEIPDALAAMIESGRRIRAIPADDWQDAVYPWDLLKLNSRMLRGISPEIGGTVDASVTRRGAVRIGSGTTIGPNTVIYGPVTIGSNCNIGPNCVIMPDTSIGDRVVLEPFTYVADSLIMNDTTIDSHSRIVSAVFGQGCILADHTTTYPSESFIEVGDRIQKEKFGAVLGDGVRAAPFTTFKNCIVGNGVRIERGKTVIGVIEDCTRVM; encoded by the coding sequence ATGCAGGCAGTCATCTTAGCAGCGGGAGAGGGGAGCAGGCTGCGGCCGCTCACCCGGAGCAAGCCCAAAGCCATGCTCCCGGTCGCGAACCGGCCGATCATCGAGTACGTCATCAACGCCCTCCTTGAGAACGGGATCCGCGACATCATCGTGGTGGTCGGCTACCGTAAAGAAGACGTCATCAGACATCTGAATCGGCTCGACGCACCGGTCCAGGTCGTCGTGCAGGAACGCCAGCTCGGAACCGCAGATGCCCTCCTGGCGGCTGAGTCCGAGATCACCGAGGACTTCCTTCTTCTGCCCGGCGACAACTACATCAATGCCGAATCGATCGCCCGGATAAAGAAGGAGAAGAACGCCATGCTCGTCGCCGAGCACCCGAACCCCTCGAACTTCGGGGTTGTGGTGATCCGAAACGGCTTCGTCCGGGAGATCATCGAGAAACCCGAAGAAGCCCCGACGTTCACCGTAGCGACCGGGATCTACTCATTCACACCCGACGTCTTCTCCTATATTCAGACGAACGAGATCCCCGACGCTCTCGCCGCCATGATCGAGTCCGGCCGCCGGATACGGGCGATCCCGGCGGACGACTGGCAGGACGCCGTCTATCCCTGGGACCTCCTGAAACTGAACAGCCGGATGCTCAGGGGAATCTCACCCGAGATCGGCGGGACGGTCGATGCATCCGTCACCCGCCGGGGTGCGGTGCGTATCGGCAGTGGGACGACGATCGGTCCAAATACGGTGATATACGGCCCCGTCACCATCGGGAGCAACTGCAACATCGGGCCGAACTGTGTCATCATGCCCGATACGAGCATCGGGGACCGGGTGGTACTTGAACCGTTCACCTACGTCGCCGACTCGCTCATCATGAACGATACTACCATCGATTCTCACTCAAGGATCGTCTCGGCGGTCTTCGGCCAGGGGTGCATCCTTGCCGACCATACCACAACATACCCGTCTGAGAGTTTCATAGAGGTCGGAGACCGGATCCAGAAGGAGAAATTCGGCGCAGTCCTCGGCGACGGGGTCCGTGCGGCACCATTCACAACATTTAAAAACTGCATTGTAGGTAACGGTGTCAGGATCGAAAGAGGGAAGACCGTGATCGGCGTCATTGAGGATTGCACCCGGGTGATGTAG
- a CDS encoding ABC transporter ATP-binding protein has protein sequence MLDISNLHVSVDDTEVLHDINLHIGQGETHVLMGPNGSGKSTLLKAIMGFGGYTITEGSIVFKGKDITRMPIHERAHLGIGMMFQHPPAISGLKLGKLLAATSTLGGEAIEALAQSVNMEHFLNRDINVGFSGGEIKRSEVLQLKAQQPDFIMLDEPESGVDLENMNLMGREIATLLEKDVRIVNRRRSGLIITHTGYILDYLDADQGHVLIDGQIRCHGNPREILRVVKDKGYGECLRCKQI, from the coding sequence ATGCTGGATATCAGTAATTTACACGTGAGCGTGGATGATACCGAAGTTCTCCACGATATCAACCTCCACATCGGGCAGGGGGAGACTCATGTCCTGATGGGTCCAAACGGCTCGGGAAAGAGCACACTGCTCAAAGCCATCATGGGGTTTGGCGGCTATACGATCACGGAAGGATCGATCGTCTTTAAAGGGAAGGATATCACCAGGATGCCGATTCACGAGCGGGCTCACCTCGGAATCGGCATGATGTTCCAGCATCCGCCTGCAATATCCGGACTGAAACTCGGAAAACTGCTCGCCGCGACATCAACCCTCGGAGGGGAGGCAATAGAGGCACTCGCGCAGTCGGTCAACATGGAGCATTTCCTCAACCGGGACATCAATGTCGGGTTCTCCGGCGGCGAGATAAAGAGGAGCGAAGTGTTGCAATTAAAGGCCCAGCAGCCCGACTTCATCATGCTGGACGAACCGGAGAGCGGCGTCGACCTTGAGAATATGAACCTGATGGGGAGAGAGATCGCAACCTTGCTCGAGAAGGATGTCCGCATCGTCAACAGACGTCGAAGCGGTCTCATCATCACCCACACCGGGTATATCCTCGATTACCTCGATGCCGATCAGGGCCATGTCTTAATCGACGGCCAGATCCGGTGTCACGGGAATCCCCGCGAGATTCTGCGTGTAGTCAAAGATAAAGGATACGGAGAGTGTCTGCGTTGCAAACAGATATAA
- the glmS gene encoding glutamine--fructose-6-phosphate transaminase (isomerizing), whose protein sequence is MCGIVGYIGRREATPVLIQGLKRLEYRGYDSFGIATVGSAIEVYKRTGRISDGEAGAVGLHGCIGIGHTRWATHGEPSDVNAHPHTDCAEKIAVVHNGVIENYSELKRQLEERGHTFRSETDTEVIAHLIEEQYDGDLLAAVKAILPKLIGSYAILAIAEDSQKIVAAREASPLVLGIGDAEVFAASDMTPLLEYTERVIYLEDGDIAEITPDRLEIYHGGERVERPIELISWCVEDTRKGGFTHYMLKEIYEQPQSFYETIRAGISERVRKMVMEADEITLVACGTSYHTALIFKYLAESLCSIPVRVEMGSEFKYFTPPLRGLVIAVSQSGETADTIAALKMAKARNCPTLAITNMQGSTVTRIADQTLLMRAGPEISVAATKSYIAQLAALMEIINVRCEGAFDDVLSHAHLAIEDVLLQEIKEAVDLCAKAEHIFFVGRGPFYPVSMEGALKMKEISYVHAEGYAAGELKHGPFALLTSETPVVAICTPCPTYGVMASNIKEMKARRAPIIAIGVFGDTELAEIVDIFIPIPKTHLLVQVLTASVVLQLLAYHTACALQRDVDKPRNLAKSVTVE, encoded by the coding sequence GTGTGCGGGATTGTCGGCTACATCGGCAGACGGGAAGCAACTCCTGTGCTGATCCAGGGCCTCAAAAGGCTGGAATACAGGGGTTACGACTCGTTCGGGATCGCGACGGTCGGAAGCGCGATCGAGGTCTACAAGAGGACCGGTCGGATATCCGATGGTGAGGCAGGGGCTGTCGGTCTGCACGGATGCATCGGGATCGGGCACACCCGGTGGGCCACTCACGGTGAACCGAGCGATGTCAACGCTCATCCGCACACGGACTGTGCAGAAAAGATCGCCGTGGTGCATAACGGGGTTATCGAGAACTACAGCGAACTGAAACGGCAGCTCGAAGAGCGCGGCCACACATTCCGGTCGGAGACCGACACCGAGGTGATCGCCCATCTCATCGAGGAGCAGTACGACGGGGATCTCCTCGCCGCGGTCAAGGCGATCCTCCCCAAACTCATAGGATCCTACGCAATCCTCGCGATCGCAGAGGATTCCCAGAAGATCGTCGCCGCACGGGAGGCAAGCCCGCTCGTCCTCGGTATCGGTGATGCCGAGGTCTTTGCCGCCTCCGATATGACGCCACTCCTTGAATACACCGAGCGCGTTATCTACCTTGAGGATGGCGATATCGCCGAGATCACACCAGATCGTCTTGAGATCTACCACGGCGGCGAGAGAGTGGAGCGCCCGATCGAACTGATCAGCTGGTGCGTCGAGGATACCCGGAAAGGCGGGTTCACCCACTACATGCTCAAAGAGATCTACGAGCAGCCCCAGTCCTTCTACGAGACCATCCGGGCGGGGATCAGCGAGCGTGTGCGCAAGATGGTCATGGAGGCGGACGAGATCACCCTCGTCGCCTGCGGAACGTCGTATCATACCGCCCTGATCTTCAAGTACCTGGCAGAATCCCTCTGCAGTATCCCTGTACGGGTCGAGATGGGATCGGAGTTCAAGTACTTCACGCCACCCCTCCGCGGCCTTGTGATCGCGGTATCGCAGTCGGGAGAGACCGCAGACACGATCGCCGCTCTAAAGATGGCAAAAGCCCGCAACTGCCCGACACTTGCCATCACCAATATGCAGGGGAGCACCGTCACCCGGATTGCCGACCAGACCCTCCTGATGCGGGCCGGGCCTGAGATCAGCGTCGCCGCAACCAAGTCCTACATAGCACAACTTGCAGCGCTGATGGAGATCATCAACGTGCGGTGCGAGGGGGCGTTTGACGATGTCCTCTCACATGCGCACCTGGCCATCGAGGACGTCCTTCTCCAGGAGATCAAGGAGGCGGTCGACCTCTGTGCAAAAGCCGAGCATATCTTCTTCGTGGGCAGGGGACCGTTCTACCCGGTCTCGATGGAAGGCGCCTTAAAGATGAAGGAGATCAGTTACGTCCATGCCGAAGGGTATGCAGCCGGAGAACTCAAGCACGGGCCGTTCGCCCTGCTCACCTCAGAGACGCCGGTGGTCGCCATCTGCACTCCCTGCCCGACCTACGGCGTGATGGCCTCGAATATCAAGGAGATGAAGGCGAGGCGAGCTCCGATCATCGCCATCGGCGTCTTCGGCGATACGGAGCTTGCCGAGATCGTGGATATCTTCATCCCCATCCCGAAGACGCACCTGCTGGTGCAGGTGCTGACCGCGTCGGTCGTCCTCCAGCTGCTCGCCTATCACACGGCCTGCGCCCTGCAGCGGGATGTCGACAAACCGAGAAACCTGGCAAAGAGCGTGACGGTCGAATGA